Proteins encoded by one window of Candidatus Zixiibacteriota bacterium:
- a CDS encoding MATE family efflux transporter: MFEPVEKERKDYTEGSITSSIVKMGLPSMFGFLSQNIYSLVDTFWVSRLPEKESGVAAVTFFATILWLFFSFNQLVGPGSVAIISRRYGEKDYDNAEKAIKETLFLKLFFGILFGIVGYFFVDRMLLLMGAEGLALTEGIAYGQVMFIGMPIMFATYSIYTAMRGVANPQMAMYLMIASNLMNLILDPIIMFGYFGLPALGIRGAAIASVASFTLTLAVGLLFFYGDFTNVRLHLRGKVAMSAQSMWKMVKIGVPAWFGDMSFSGARLVITPLIAAFGTKVVAAYGVGNQVTHFGIMILVGIGLGLSSLIGHNLGGKKFERAKKTADQSILLGTAIMLVFGILNFVFAESVMRLFFESDDTVRYGVIMLRIFAISFPFIGVFIMVSEIHVGVGLNTPAMVVSIVHSWLLEVLPIIMLTQFMSFDQNAIWWTISAAGIVSSIIFYAYYRRGRWLTVEV; this comes from the coding sequence ATGTTTGAACCTGTTGAAAAAGAACGCAAGGACTACACCGAAGGTTCAATTACAAGTTCCATTGTAAAAATGGGACTGCCGTCGATGTTCGGTTTCCTCAGCCAGAACATTTATTCCCTCGTTGACACTTTCTGGGTATCGCGACTTCCGGAGAAAGAATCCGGCGTGGCGGCTGTGACATTCTTTGCCACCATATTGTGGCTTTTCTTTTCGTTCAACCAGCTCGTCGGCCCGGGCTCGGTAGCCATCATTTCGCGACGTTATGGAGAAAAGGACTATGATAACGCCGAGAAGGCAATTAAAGAGACTCTATTTCTCAAGCTTTTCTTCGGGATTCTGTTCGGCATAGTCGGCTATTTCTTTGTCGACAGGATGCTCTTGTTGATGGGGGCGGAAGGGCTTGCCCTCACCGAGGGTATAGCGTATGGACAGGTGATGTTTATCGGTATGCCCATTATGTTTGCTACCTATTCGATTTACACCGCCATGCGAGGGGTGGCCAATCCGCAAATGGCCATGTACCTGATGATTGCCTCTAACCTGATGAACCTGATTCTCGACCCGATTATTATGTTCGGCTATTTCGGATTGCCGGCCCTAGGGATTCGTGGCGCCGCCATAGCATCGGTAGCAAGCTTTACCCTCACCCTGGCCGTCGGGCTACTGTTTTTCTATGGTGACTTCACAAATGTGAGGCTCCACTTACGGGGGAAGGTGGCTATGTCGGCGCAATCGATGTGGAAGATGGTCAAGATAGGCGTTCCGGCCTGGTTTGGTGATATGTCGTTCTCGGGGGCACGGTTGGTAATAACTCCGCTGATAGCGGCATTCGGCACCAAAGTGGTTGCGGCCTATGGCGTCGGTAATCAGGTGACACACTTCGGTATCATGATCCTGGTCGGTATCGGGTTGGGGTTGTCTTCTTTGATCGGGCACAACCTGGGCGGAAAGAAATTCGAGCGAGCCAAGAAAACGGCGGATCAGTCGATACTTCTGGGCACAGCCATAATGCTGGTCTTCGGCATACTGAATTTCGTTTTTGCGGAGTCGGTGATGAGACTCTTTTTCGAGTCGGATGATACGGTGCGATATGGAGTAATCATGCTCAGAATCTTCGCCATAAGTTTTCCCTTTATCGGGGTCTTTATCATGGTGTCCGAGATTCATGTCGGCGTTGGATTGAATACGCCTGCCATGGTTGTCAGCATCGTCCATTCGTGGTTGTTAGAGGTTTTACCAATCATAATGCTCACACAGTTCATGAGTTTCGACCAGAACGCCATCTGGTGGACCATATCGGCTGCCGGGATAGTATCTTCCATTATTTTCTATGCCTACTATCGCAGAGGGCGCTGGCTGACGGTCGAGGTTTAG